The genomic region CTACGAGCTGCTGGGCATCACGCGCGGCAAGGTCGTGCCCGGTGCCCAGGCCGTGCTGGACGTGGTGCACCCCGACGACTACGACATGGTCGAGTCGTACTGGCAGGGCCGCGAGATCACCGGCGACCCGATAGACATCGAGTACCGGATCGTCCGCCCGGACGGCCAGCTGCGGTGGATCCGCGGCGTCGCCGAGGCCCGGCTGACCGACGAGGGCCGGCTCGACAAGATCACCGGCTACATCCGCGACATCACCGAGTCGAAGCGCGCCGCCACCGAGCTCGCCCAGGAACGCGCGCGGCTGCTCGAGGCCCAGCGCATCGCCCGCGTCGGCAGCTGGGCCTACGAGACCGGCACCCGCGCCGTGCACCGCAGCGAGGTGCTGCTGGAGATGTACGCCGAGCTGGGCATGACCCCGGACGACGACCTGCTCTGCGGCGTGCACCCGGACGACCGCCAGGCCGTCACCGACCTGCGCCACCAGCTGCTGCACGCGCAGGACAACGACCCGGTCGAGGTCGAGGTCCGCAGCGAGTTCGGCGACCGCGTCTACATCTGCCGCGCCCGCGCCGAGATCTCCTCGTTCGGCCGGATCGAGCGCTTCCACGGCACGATCCAGGACGTCACCGAGGCCCGCGCGCTGGAACGCCAGATGCGCGACGACCGCCGCAGACTGGCCGACGCCCAGCAGGCCGCGCGGCTGGGCACGTGGGAGTGGAACCCGGCGACCGACGAGACCGTGTGGTCGGACATGCTGCGCGAGCTCTACGGCCTGCCCGAGGACGCGAGCAGCCGCTACGAGACCTACCTCGACCTGATCCACCCCGAGGACCGCGGCTGGGTCGACGACCTGTGGCGCCAGCTCTCCCGCGACGAGGTCCCCGTCCAGTGCGAGCACCGCCTCGTCCGGCGCGACGGCCAGACCCGCGTCTTCCGCTGCCACGGCATGATCGTCCGCGACAACCACGGCCAGCAGCTCGCCGTCGGCACCGCCCAGGACGTCACCGAGCAGCGTGCCGCCGAGGCGCGCATGAAGCGTTCCTCGCAGCGCTTCACCGACCTGGTCTCGGTCACCCCGGTCGGCATCGGCCTGTTCGACGAGGGCGAACGGCTCGTCGACGCCAACGACGCGTTGTGCGACCTGCTCGGCATGGAGCTCGAACAGCTGCGCGGCATGACGGCGGAGCAGCTCACCCACCCCGAGGACACCTCACCCGGCCTGCAGTGGGCCGCCGAACGCACGCAGAAGATCCCGCAGCGCATCCTCGTGCGCCCCGACGGCGAGAAGGTCTACTGCGAGCTGCACATCGCGTTGTCCGTGCAGGACGACGGCCGCCGCTTCTGGCTGATCGTGTTCCTCGACATCACCGAACGCCGGCGCACCGCCGAGGCGCTGCGCCACCAGGCCACCCACGACGAGCTGACCGGCCTGCCCAACCGCGCCCTGGTGAAGGAGATGCTCGGCAAGCTGCTGGACGGCCCCGGCCGCTCCAAGGTCGCCGTCTTCTTCTGCGACATCGACAACTTCAAGCGCGTCAACGACTCGCTGGGCCACGACGCCGGCGACGAGCTGCTGGTGGCATTGGCCCGGCGGTTGGAAGGCGGCCTTCCCGACGGCTGCACGGCCGCGCGTTTGTCCGGTGACGAATACGTGATCATCTGCGACGACATCGACTCCGTCGGCGGTGTCGACGCATTGGCGACGCGCGTCGCCTCACTTCTGCGGACCGCGGTTCCGGTGCACGGACAGCTCGTCCGCGTTTCCGCTTCGATTGGCGCGGCGGTCCCGAACGGCTCCCGCGCGAATGGCGCGGATTTGCTCCGCTTCGCCGACGCTGCAATGTTCGAGGCCAAACGCAACGGCGCGGGCCGCGTTTCTCTCGCCTCGGCCGCATTGATCGCTTCCGCTGACCGCCAGGTGCATTTGGAAGGCCAGCTGCGCGAAGCTTTGCAACACGACGGACTGGCCCTGCACTTCCAGCCGGTCGTCGGCGTCGACGGTTCCGTGCTGACCGCCGAAGCCCTGGTGCGCTGGCCACACCCGGACCGCGGCCTGCTGCCACCGGACGTCTTCCTGCCGGTCGCCGAACAGGGCGACCTGATGCGCGAGCTCGACCGCTGGGTCCTGCGCACGGCGCTGAAGGAGGCCGCGACCTGGCCCGCCCCTGACGGCCGCCCGGTGTCGGTGGCCGTGAACCTGGCGGGCCTGGTGCCGGGCGACCCGGAGTTCGTGGACATCGTGTCGACCGCGATCCTGGAGTCCGGCGTCCCCTGGGAACGCGTCGTCCTGGAACTGGTCGAGACGGCCTTCGTCGACCTCCCCTCGCGCGTCCGCCAGTCGATGGACGAGCTCGTGCAGCGCGGGGTGCAGTTCGCCGTGGACGACTTCGGCACCGGCTACTCGTCGCTGGCCCGCCTGAAGGACCTGCCGGCGCAGATCATCAAGGTGGACCGCCGCTTCGTCTCGGGCGTGGGCAACGACTCCTCCGACTTCGCCGTCGCCCGCGCCGTGGTGGACATGGCGCGGGCGATGGGACGCAAGTGCGTGGCCGAAGGGGTGGAGACGGCGACGCAGTTCCACGTGCTGCGCGGGGTCGGGGTGGACGCGTACCAGGGGTGGTTGTTCTCGAGGCCGGTGCCGCCGAAGGAGTTCCGGGCGGTGCTAGCTCTCGGGCCGCTGCACATCCCTCGGGCGGGTTAGCCGGCCTGGGCCTCGGCGACGATCTCCTGCCAGGACATCGTCCGCTGGGTGAGCCTGATCTCCACCGCGGTCCGCATGGTGAACGGTGCCGAGCTCGACGAGTAGGCGGTGCAGTCCAGGACTACCGTCCGCGACCTGGTCACGTCGAGCCAGAACTCGTTGCGCGAGCTCACCGTGCGGCCCGCGTGCACGACCGGCAGATCGAGTTCCATCGTCCAGCTGTCGCCGCCTTCCCGCCGCACCAGGACGAAGTAGTCGCGCGACGGCTCGTAGATGTTCACAACGCTGATGGAACCGGCCTGGATGCTCGTGTTCTGTTCCCGCGCGGGTGAGCTCGCGGGGGAGTTGGAGCTGTTGGCGACGAGGAGCTGGTCGTCGTCGTGGTCGGCCGTGACGACGATGTCCAGGTGGAGGTGCTGAAGGCCCTCGCCGTCATCGTTGATCAGCGCGAGCCGGAACGGCCGGTGCGAGTGCTTGGTCACGCGCTCGTGGACCAGTTCGAAGTGGTCATCGGGGACGTGCTGGAAGTCCGGGCAGGTGACCTGCTCCACCTCGACCACGGCGTTCTCCGCCAGCGGGACGAGCGGATCTCCCTCCGCGAGCCGCAGCTGCAACCCGGTGTGCTGCCGCAGGTCGGTGTCGCGGTTCTCGTCGTCGGCGTCCCGCGCCACGAGCTCCCGCACCTTCAGCGCCAGGTGGCGGGCGAACTTGTCACGGAACTCGTCGGTGGTCGCATACCCGTCGACCAGACCTTGGGTGTAGGTCCGCTGCTTGAACTCCTTCAAGCGGGCGTACTCGCCGAGGTCGACCTCTTCCAGGTCGACCTTCGCCCTGGAGAAGTAGAGCATCACCGGCTTGCCCGCGTCGCCGACCCGCTGGATCTCCTCCGCCGTACCGCTCTCCGCCCGCCCGGTCGGTGTGCCCAACCTGGTCCAGAACACACCGACGGCCATGTCGCAGTGGTCGACGACCTGCCAGTTGATCCGGTCCTGCGTGGGTTCGTTCAACTCCAGTGTCGCGTGCGTCTCGTAGCGCAGCGGCAACAGCACGATGCTCTTCTCGGTGGCGTTGAGGTAGTTCCAGTCGTGGATGACCTCGCTGATGATCCTGCGTTCGTCCGGCACGTCACCGGGCGAGGCGATCAAGATCTGGAAGACCCGCGCATCGAATGCCACCAAACGATACTAGCTTTCTGGCCGCTCCACATACCGCGCGCTGGCTGACACCTCCGGCAGCAACGCCGCGATCCGGTGCTTCGGCAGGTCGATCAACCGCAGCTCCAGGTCCTCCGACTCCGCCGCGGCGTTGTCCACGATCTCGGCCGCCTGCCGCTTCGTCAGCACGCCCTGCGAAGCCGTGATCAACGCCTCCCGCCACGCGTTGCGCAGCCTGCCGTGCGCCTTCATCAGCACCTCGCGCACCACCCGGTCCCCGAGCGACAGCGAGCCGTGCAAGACCTGATCGGCAACGACGATCGTCGTCTTGGAATCTGGGTTGTTGCGCAGGAATTTCAGGCTGAACCGCGTGCCCACCAACGACTGCAGCTCCTGCTGCCCGGCCGCCGACGACACCGCCGGGTGGTTGTTCGGCACCAGGCACGCCAGCCGGGCGGGCGACGACGCCAGCAACGTCCGCAGCAACCACGGCCCCGGATCCGCCGACAGGTCGACGGCCAGTGACGCGGCGCCCTTCCCGACCGGCTCCGCCCACCCGGCGCCGCGGGGCTTCGGCGGGGGCGAGGACTCGGGTCGTGGTGCCAGTTCGGACAGAGCGGCAAGGGCCTCGCGCGAAGGACCCGACGACTCCACGGACTGCGCGCCGTGGGTGTAGATGCGGGTGCCACCGGAGACCGCGCGGCGACCCGTGGGGCGGCACACGTACAGGTCGGCGGCCGAACCGATGGCCTGCGCGCCGTCGAAGCGGTGGAAGGCGGGCAGGACCGCCTCGAAGACCAGGCCGAGCTTCTGCAGTTCCTGCTGGACCTTCAGGCCCAGGGCGGGGGTGCGGTCGGAGAAGCCGTAGGCGAGCAGCACACGTCCGGAGGCGATGTCGGCCAGCGCCTCGATCGCGCGGCCGGCGAACAGGGCCATGCCCTCCGCCGAGTAGGGCGGGTCGGAGAAGACGAGGTCGGCGGACTCCAGAACCGACGTGGGCAGGCCGAAACGCATGTCGCAGTGCAAGGTTCGGATGTCGAGGCCGCGAGAACGGGCGCGCGAGTCGATGAACTCCAGCAGGCGCTCGTCGAGGTCCACGACCGTGATGGACACCGACGGGTTGAGGGCGGCGACGGCGAGTGAGGTCAGGTCGTGGTCGCCCAGGCACAGCAGGTGCTTGCCCGCCAGGTCGTACACCGAGTCCAGGTGCACCGCGCGGTTGAGAGCGGTCTCCGCGGTCGCCTGCACGTGGTCCAACGAGGACAGGGGCGGTGGCACGTCGGCGATGTCCACGAGGATCTGGCGCAGCACGTCGGTGTGGTCACGCACACCCGACACCGCGAAGGCCTCGCGGTAGGCGGGAACGAGTCCGGGCGCGATGCGGTAACGATCACCTGAAGATTCGGCGTCGTCACCGAGGGCCTTGAGCAGGTCCTGGACGGTGCGGCGGGGGACCGCGGGCAGGCGCACCAGTTCTGCCAGGGGGTGCCAGTCCTGGCTGAGCAGGGACAACACCTCGCGGAGCTTGCGCGCGTGCACGCCGCGGTCGGACAGCAGCGAGCGCACCTGGTCGATCGTCACAAGCGGTAGACCATACGGCCTGCCACATCCTGGAACGCTGTGCCGGGGTACGCCGAACGAGTTAAGGTCGTGGAGATCTACGTCCAGGGCGGTCCGAACCGGGGAGACCGTCACGACCGGAGGGATCCGAAGGGTGATCGAGTTCCGGGCCGTCACCAAGCGGTTCGAGGACGGGACCATCGCTGTCGATCAGCTCGACCTCGCGGTCGAGGCGGGCACCATCACGGTGTTCGTCGGTCCTTCCGGATGTGGCAAGACGACGTCGCTGCGCATGGTCAACCGCATGATCGACCCCACCGAGGGCACGATCCTGGTGGACGGCCGGGACGTGCTCACGGTCGACCCGCCGACGCTGCGGCGCGGCATCGGCTACGTCATCCAGCAGGCCGGTCTCTTCCCGCACCGCACGGTGCTGGACAACGTCGCCACGGTGCCGCTGCTGTCCGGTTGGGACAGACGCAAGGCCCGCACGCGCGCCGCGGAGCTGCTGGAGATCGTCGGGCTGGACCCGAGCTTCGGCAAGCGGTACCCGGCACAGCTCTCCGGCGGGCAGCAGCAGCGCGTCGGCGTCGCGCGCGCGCTCGCCGCGGACCCGCCGGTGCTGTTGATGGACGAACCCTTCAGCGCCGTCGACCCGGTCGTGCGCGAGGACCTGCAGAACGAGCTCCTGCGGCTGCAGGCGGAGCTCGACAAGACCATCGTCTTCGTCACCCACGACATCGACGAGGCGCTCAAGCTCGGCGAGCGGGTCGCGGTGTTCCAGACCGGCGGCCACCTCGCGCAGTACGCGCGGCCGACCGAGCTGCTCAGCGCGCCCGCCAACGACTTCGTGGCGTCGTTCGTCGGCAGGGACCGCGGCTACCGCACCCTGACCTTCCTGCACGCGGACGTGCCCGTGCACCCCGTCGCCACCGCCAAGCTCGGCGAGCGCGTCACCATCACGGACTGGACGCTCGTCGTCGACGAGCAGAACCGGCCGAAGGGCTGGCTGTCCGGTGTGGACGGTGAGGTCGAGGTGGGCGAGGACCACCTGATCTCCGGCGGTTCCCTCTACGACGGCGGCACGTTGCGCAGTGCGCTCGACGCGGCGCTCAGCTCGCCGTCCGCCCTCGGCGTCACGATCGACGAGAACGGCGCCGTGATCGGCGTCGTGAAGGCCGACGACGTGATCAAGGCGCTCGCGAAGGCCCGCGCGGCGGGTGAGGTCCCCAAGTGAACTGGATTTTCGAGAACTGGGAGAAGTTCTGGGAAGTCACGGAGGTTCACGTCCGGCTCGCGCTGCTGCCGGTGGTGATCGGCTTCGTGCTCTCGATCCCGCTCGGGTGGTGGGCCAGCCGGTCGGGCACGGCGCGCGCGGTGCTGTTCCCGCTCGCCAACATCTTGTTCACGATCCCGTCGATCGCGCTGATCGTGATCACCCCGGTGCTGCTCGGCGTGCAGATCCTGGACGAGATCAACGTCATCGTGCCGCTCGTGGTCTACACGGTGGCGCTGATGGTCCGCTCGGTCGCCGACGCGCTCGCCGCGGTGCCGGGCAACGTGGTGGCGGCGGCGAACGCGATGGGCTACCGGCCTTTCCGCCGTTTCCTCACCGTCGAGTTCCCGCTGGCGCTGCCGGTCACGGTCGCGGGCCTGCGGGTCGCGACGGTCTCGAACATCAGCATGGTCAGCGTCGGCGCGCTCGTCGGCCTCGGCGGGTACGGCCAGCTGTTCACCGAGGGCTACCAGAACGACCACACCGAGAAGGTGGTCGCGGGCCTCATCGGCACGGTGGTGCTGGCGGTGCTCGCGGACGGGTTGCTGCTGCTCGGCGGCCGGTTGCTCACGCCGTGGGCACGGGTGGGGAGGTGACCGGTGGGCTGGCTCTTCGACCCCGCGCACTGGAGCGGTGAGACCGGGATCCCGGTGCGGCTGGCCGAACACGTCGGCTTCACGTTCGGCACGCTGCTGATCGCCGCGGCGATCGCGGTGCCGCTGGGCGCGTTCGTCGGCCACACCGGCCGCGGCGGGTTCCTGGTCGTCGGACTGTCCAACGCGTTGCGGGCGCTGCCGACGACGGCGGTGCTGATCCTCGTGGTGCTGTGGGCGGGTCTCGGCGACTTCCCGGTGTACGTCGCGCTGGTGCTGCTGGCGATCCCGCCGATCATGGCCGGCACCTACGCGGGCATCAGGGCGGTCGACCCGGTGACCGTCGACGCGGCGCGCGGCGTCGGCATGCGCGAGACCGGCGTGCTGCTGCGGGTGGAGGTCCCCAACGCGCTTCCCTTGATCTACGGCGGTTTCCGGGGCGCCGCGCTCCAGGTCGTCGCCACCGCCACCATCGCCGCCTACACCGGCGCCGGCGGTCTGGGCAGGTTCGTCTTCGACGGCCTCGCCCTGCAGGAGTTCGGACAGATGCTCGCCGGCGCGGTGCTCGTGGCACTGCTCGCCGTTCTCGTCGACCTGGCGTTCGCCGGCCTGCAACGGCTGACGGTCTCGCCAGGGCTGCGTCCAGTGGGAACCGGAGGAAAGAAATGAAGCGCATCGCCACGGCTGTTGCTGCGGTCATGCTCCTGTCGGCGTGCGGTGGTGACCCGCTGTCGGGTGGAGGCGCCGACAACCCGGCACCGACGGACACCATCGTCGTGGGCTCCGGCAACTTCCCGGAGTCGCGCCTGCTCGCCGAGATCTACGCGGAAGCCCTGTCCGCCAAGGGCGTCAAGGTCTCCAAGAAGCTCAACATCGGCAACCGCGAGCTGTACTTCAAGGGCGTCCAGGACGGCTCGATCGACCTGATCCCGGAGTACACCGGCGTGCTCCTCAAGCACGTCAACAAGACCGCGCCGGAGGTCGGCTCCGAAGAGGTCTACGCGGCGCTCAAGAAGGCGCTGCCGCAGGGCCTCATCGTGCTCGACAAGTCCGCGGCCGAGGACAAGGACGCGGTCGTCGTCACCAAGCAGACCGCCTCCCAGTACAGCCTCAAGTCGATCGACGACCTCGTGCCGTACTGCAAGGACATGGTCTTCGGCGGCCCGCCGGAGTTCCAGACCCGCCCCGACGGCCTGCCCGGCCTGAAGGAGAAGTACAACTGCGAGTTCAAGTCCTTCAAGGCGCTCGACGTCGGCGGCCCGGTCACCGTCGCGGGCCTGAAGGACGGCACGGTGCAGGCCGCCGACCTGTTCACCACCGACACCGCGATCACGACCAACGAGTTCGTGGCGCTGGAGGACCCGAAGAGCGTCTTCGCGGCGCAGAACGTGCTGCCGCTGATCAACGAGAAGAAGGCGTCGGAGCAGGTGCGCGGGATCCTCAACGCCATCTCGAAGAAGCTCGACACGAAGACGCTGCTGGACCTGAACGCGAAGCTGGCGGCGCCGGAGAAGCCGGAGCCGGACAAGGTGGCCAAGGAGTGGCTGGCCTCGGTCGGCCTCTGACCTCGCTCGGCTTGTCGAGGGGCGGGCACCTCCGGGTGCCCGCCCCTCGCTGTCACCGGGACAGCACGAAGGTGGAGATCAGGAGGCAGAGCGTCGTCGTGGCGACGAAAGCACCGCCTCCAGCAAGTATTGCCATGCTCAACCGCTGAGAGCGCTTGACCAGGATGCCGGCTACCAACGCCACGATGATGCCGACCAGGCA from Lentzea guizhouensis harbors:
- a CDS encoding bis-aminopropyl spermidine synthase family protein; this encodes MTIDQVRSLLSDRGVHARKLREVLSLLSQDWHPLAELVRLPAVPRRTVQDLLKALGDDAESSGDRYRIAPGLVPAYREAFAVSGVRDHTDVLRQILVDIADVPPPLSSLDHVQATAETALNRAVHLDSVYDLAGKHLLCLGDHDLTSLAVAALNPSVSITVVDLDERLLEFIDSRARSRGLDIRTLHCDMRFGLPTSVLESADLVFSDPPYSAEGMALFAGRAIEALADIASGRVLLAYGFSDRTPALGLKVQQELQKLGLVFEAVLPAFHRFDGAQAIGSAADLYVCRPTGRRAVSGGTRIYTHGAQSVESSGPSREALAALSELAPRPESSPPPKPRGAGWAEPVGKGAASLAVDLSADPGPWLLRTLLASSPARLACLVPNNHPAVSSAAGQQELQSLVGTRFSLKFLRNNPDSKTTIVVADQVLHGSLSLGDRVVREVLMKAHGRLRNAWREALITASQGVLTKRQAAEIVDNAAAESEDLELRLIDLPKHRIAALLPEVSASARYVERPES
- a CDS encoding ABC transporter permease translates to MNWIFENWEKFWEVTEVHVRLALLPVVIGFVLSIPLGWWASRSGTARAVLFPLANILFTIPSIALIVITPVLLGVQILDEINVIVPLVVYTVALMVRSVADALAAVPGNVVAAANAMGYRPFRRFLTVEFPLALPVTVAGLRVATVSNISMVSVGALVGLGGYGQLFTEGYQNDHTEKVVAGLIGTVVLAVLADGLLLLGGRLLTPWARVGR
- a CDS encoding ABC transporter substrate-binding protein, producing the protein MKRIATAVAAVMLLSACGGDPLSGGGADNPAPTDTIVVGSGNFPESRLLAEIYAEALSAKGVKVSKKLNIGNRELYFKGVQDGSIDLIPEYTGVLLKHVNKTAPEVGSEEVYAALKKALPQGLIVLDKSAAEDKDAVVVTKQTASQYSLKSIDDLVPYCKDMVFGGPPEFQTRPDGLPGLKEKYNCEFKSFKALDVGGPVTVAGLKDGTVQAADLFTTDTAITTNEFVALEDPKSVFAAQNVLPLINEKKASEQVRGILNAISKKLDTKTLLDLNAKLAAPEKPEPDKVAKEWLASVGL
- a CDS encoding ABC transporter permease; translation: MGWLFDPAHWSGETGIPVRLAEHVGFTFGTLLIAAAIAVPLGAFVGHTGRGGFLVVGLSNALRALPTTAVLILVVLWAGLGDFPVYVALVLLAIPPIMAGTYAGIRAVDPVTVDAARGVGMRETGVLLRVEVPNALPLIYGGFRGAALQVVATATIAAYTGAGGLGRFVFDGLALQEFGQMLAGAVLVALLAVLVDLAFAGLQRLTVSPGLRPVGTGGKK
- a CDS encoding EAL domain-containing protein — encoded protein: MPKWVGRATLVNGRARNGAAQNTGQDTGQDSAQATGQRAGKPPVTLDGLTLPDAPSLLVDAKGVVMQANPAAVELAGAQGADDLVGHPLGELLLGDQSDLRLARADGTQLPVRVARHAVPGTGLQAVLLIDVSDLSAAADALRDEQRRLRKVQRVAQLGSWEYDPETGLTVWSDTHYELLGITRGKVVPGAQAVLDVVHPDDYDMVESYWQGREITGDPIDIEYRIVRPDGQLRWIRGVAEARLTDEGRLDKITGYIRDITESKRAATELAQERARLLEAQRIARVGSWAYETGTRAVHRSEVLLEMYAELGMTPDDDLLCGVHPDDRQAVTDLRHQLLHAQDNDPVEVEVRSEFGDRVYICRARAEISSFGRIERFHGTIQDVTEARALERQMRDDRRRLADAQQAARLGTWEWNPATDETVWSDMLRELYGLPEDASSRYETYLDLIHPEDRGWVDDLWRQLSRDEVPVQCEHRLVRRDGQTRVFRCHGMIVRDNHGQQLAVGTAQDVTEQRAAEARMKRSSQRFTDLVSVTPVGIGLFDEGERLVDANDALCDLLGMELEQLRGMTAEQLTHPEDTSPGLQWAAERTQKIPQRILVRPDGEKVYCELHIALSVQDDGRRFWLIVFLDITERRRTAEALRHQATHDELTGLPNRALVKEMLGKLLDGPGRSKVAVFFCDIDNFKRVNDSLGHDAGDELLVALARRLEGGLPDGCTAARLSGDEYVIICDDIDSVGGVDALATRVASLLRTAVPVHGQLVRVSASIGAAVPNGSRANGADLLRFADAAMFEAKRNGAGRVSLASAALIASADRQVHLEGQLREALQHDGLALHFQPVVGVDGSVLTAEALVRWPHPDRGLLPPDVFLPVAEQGDLMRELDRWVLRTALKEAATWPAPDGRPVSVAVNLAGLVPGDPEFVDIVSTAILESGVPWERVVLELVETAFVDLPSRVRQSMDELVQRGVQFAVDDFGTGYSSLARLKDLPAQIIKVDRRFVSGVGNDSSDFAVARAVVDMARAMGRKCVAEGVETATQFHVLRGVGVDAYQGWLFSRPVPPKEFRAVLALGPLHIPRAG
- a CDS encoding ABC transporter ATP-binding protein; its protein translation is MIEFRAVTKRFEDGTIAVDQLDLAVEAGTITVFVGPSGCGKTTSLRMVNRMIDPTEGTILVDGRDVLTVDPPTLRRGIGYVIQQAGLFPHRTVLDNVATVPLLSGWDRRKARTRAAELLEIVGLDPSFGKRYPAQLSGGQQQRVGVARALAADPPVLLMDEPFSAVDPVVREDLQNELLRLQAELDKTIVFVTHDIDEALKLGERVAVFQTGGHLAQYARPTELLSAPANDFVASFVGRDRGYRTLTFLHADVPVHPVATAKLGERVTITDWTLVVDEQNRPKGWLSGVDGEVEVGEDHLISGGSLYDGGTLRSALDAALSSPSALGVTIDENGAVIGVVKADDVIKALAKARAAGEVPK